A DNA window from Ipomoea triloba cultivar NCNSP0323 chromosome 10, ASM357664v1 contains the following coding sequences:
- the LOC116033395 gene encoding receptor-like serine/threonine-protein kinase SD1-7 has translation MLFRWAALLVLFQASCIGARSATLSLGQSLSLGQSLISPGGKFELGFFHPGNSSNDIYVGIWYANISVQTVVWVLNRDNPILNSSSSNAKLMLFGANLQLFNDARQLIWFTNVSSTVSNTTEAMLLDTGNFVVKNDVFTYWQSFDYPTDTLLPGMKFGFDETSGKNITLSSWRDNDQPGTGLFSLQMDPNGNGEFVMKDSSETVWRSGPWDGEGFQFIPRRLGYNAFNFSFDGKYVLYNVGNDSITSRILITPSGIMKLLVWSESTKYWGVFFTIPSDQCQISGACGDYGICDISSSPVCKCLPGFEPKSNTNWDLRDFSDGCERKRPLQCNSNVGGEDGFLKISNVKWPTSSQPLEVGSTERCRILCSYDCTCNAYAYSSNGRCLLWNEQLLDLEQLGNHSALGDLFLKYPENDTSVLPPTGASVLPPTGHKRSPVTAIAASIASVIFISFTCLCYLWRRNLKRKGVKETTQNQNQNQNLLLFDLNGDVAVPNASSTLKDSNGMDKYKNYELPMFSFPSVALATDNFSIANKLGEGGFGPVYKGKLLNDQLVAIKRLSKRSGQGLKEFRTETELIAKLQHRNLVRILGCCIELEEMILIYEYMPNKSLDSFLFVPTNQEQLDWAKRVHIIEGIAQGLLYLHQYSRLRIVHRDLKASNILLDGEMNPKISDFGLARIFGANELQANTDRIVGTYGYMSPEYAMEGLFSVKSDVFAFGVLLLEIISGKKNTGFYGADCLSLLGHAWELWTNDKVLELLDPVLQVHGSSASPDRYIAIGLLCVQERPADRPAMSEVVAMLSNDQATLASPKQPAFTAGRTVVVNAAGEVQICSANKLTISVMAPR, from the exons ATGTTGTTTCGTTGGGCAGCATTGTTGGTGTTATTTCAGGCCAGTTGCATCGGCGCCAGGTCAGCCACCCTCTCACTAGGTCAATCTCTTTCTCTAGGACAGAGTTTAATCTCCCCAGGAGGAAAATTCGAATTGGGATTCTTCCATCCGGGTAATTCCAGTAATGACATATATGTAGGTATATGGTATGCCAATATATCAGTTCAAACAGTAGTTTGGGTTTTAAATAGGGATAACCCAATCCTTAATTCCAGTAGCAGCAATGCAAAACTAATGCTTTTCGGTGCCAATCTACAGCTTTTTAATGATGCCAGACAACTAATCTGGTTTACCAATGTATCCTCAACAGTATCGAATACCACTGAGGCAATGCTTCTTGACACTGGAAACTTTGTTGTGAAGAATGATGTGTTTACATATTGGCAGAGCTTTGATTATCCAACAGATACTTTGCTGCCCGGCATGAAATTTGGGTTTGATGAGACAAGTGGAAAGAACATAACACTTTCTTCGTGGAGGGACAACGATCAACCTGGAACAGGATTGTTCTCACTGCAAATGGATCCAAATGGGAATGGTGAATTTGTGATGAAGGATAGCTCAGAAACAGTCTGGAGGAGTGGGCCTTGGGATGGGGAGGGTTTCCAGTTCATTCCTAGGAGGTTAGGTTACAATGCATTTAACTTCAGTTTCGATGGTAAATATGTTTTGTACAATGTTGGTAATGACTCCATTACATCTAGAATTCTGATAACTCCCTCAGGGATTATGAAGCTCCTAGTCTGGTCTGAGAGTACTAAATACTGGGGTGTTTTCTTTACAATACCTTCTGACCAATGTCAAATATCCGGTGCTTGTGGGGATTATGGAATATGTGACATTTCTTCAAGTCCAGTGTGCAAATGCTTACCTGGTTTTGAGCCAAAATCCAATACAAATTGGGATCTACGCGACTTCTCTGACGGGTGTGAGAGGAAACGTCCCCTGCAGTGTAACAGCAATGTAGGTGGGGAAGATGGATTCCTTAAAATAAGTAATGTAAAATGGCCTACATCTTCTCAACCTTTGGAAGTTGGAAGCACCGAGAGGTGTAGGATTTTATGCTCATATGATTGCACATGCAATGCTTATGCATACAGTAGTAATGGGCGATGCTTATTGTGGAATGAACAACTTTTAGATCTGGAGCAATTGGGAAATCATTCTGCTCTAGGAGACTTGTTTCTTAAGTATCCGGAAAATGATACTAGTGTTCTTCCTCCAACAGGCGCGAGTGTTCTTCCTCCAACAG GACATAAAAGATCACCAGTCACAGCTATAGCAGCATCCATTGCCTCGgtaatctttatttcttttacatGTCTGTGTTACCTCTGGAGAAGAAACCTCAAACGCAAAG GCGTGAAGGAAACaactcaaaatcaaaatcaaaatcaaaatctctTGCTGTTTGATTTAAATGGTGATGTTGCTGTACCTAATGCTAGTAGCACTCTCAAAGATAGTAATGGAATGGACAAATATAAGAACTATGAACTTCCAATGTTCAGCTTTCCAAGTGTAGCTTTAGCCACCGACAATTTTTCTATTGCCAATAAGTTGGGAGAGGGAGGTTTTGGGCCTGTATACaag GGGAAATTACTCAATGACCAGTTAGTTGCAATAAAAAGGCTTTCTAAAAGGTCGGGACAAGGGTTGAAAGAGTTCAGAACTGAAACAGAACTAATCGCCAAACTCCAACATAGGAATCTTGTAAGGATCCTCGGGTGCTGCATTGAGCTGGAGGAAATGATACTGATCTATGAGTACATGCCTAACAAAAGCCTGGATTCTTTCCTATTTG TGCCTACGAATCAGGAGCAATTGGATTGGGCAAAGCGTGTCCACATCATTGAAGGCATAGCTCAAGGGCTTCTTTATCTTCACCAGTACTCAAGACTTCGAATTGTTCATAGAGACCTTAAAGCTAGTAACATTTTATTGGACGGAGAAATGAATCCTAAAATATCTGACTTTGGGTTGGCAAGAATTTTCGGGGCAAATGAGCTGCAAGCAAATACTGACCGCATCGTTGGGACTTA TGGCTATATGTCCCCAGAATATGCCATGGAAGGGCTTTTCTCAGTAAAGTCCGATGTCTTTGCCTTTGGAGTTCTGCTACTGGAGATCATAAGCGGGAAGAAGAATACTGGCTTTTATGGCGCAGACTGTCTTAGTCTTCTAGGACAT gCATGGGAGCTATGGACGAACGACAAAGTACTCGAGCTTCTAGATCCAGTACTGCAAGTGCATGGTTCCTCAGCCAGTCCAGACAGATATATTGCTATAGGCCTCTTATGTGTACAAGAACGCCCTGCAGATAGACCCGCTATGTCTGAAGTTGTTGCCATGCTGAGTAATGACCAAGCGACTTTAGCATCACCAAAACAGCCCGCTTTCACTGCTGGGAGGACTGTTGTGGTTAATGCAGCAGGTGAAGTTCAAATCTGCTCTGCAAATAAGTTGACAATTTCTGTCATGGCGCCCCGATGA
- the LOC116032539 gene encoding G-type lectin S-receptor-like serine/threonine-protein kinase At1g11410: MLATKILLSVILLSFLVCFCCSTSTDTITFNQTLKDGDLLISKTESFALGFFSPENSPGSKYVGIWYQQIPGKTVVWVANRDRPVTGESGILFIDDSGNLVIQDTSTNISVSVTNQTSPATGIKGFSARLLDTGNLVLYHDQESKWQSFDYPTNTLLPSMKLGEDKKTGLNRILQSWKSSNDPSMGQYVLELDFTAAAAQVYLKRSWGQIWRSGPWNGDGLSGVPETAQNGFNFSYTENGDEVTITYSLRDPSVPSMFVLNESGTVNWLTWQGNKGWVSSWSAPQDQCDSYGRCDGFSNCNPDSSSGVFECSCLTGFQPLSNQEWKGCGRNNTIDVCRNGEGFWKMTGVKIPDTQTAVVNRTVGLTECQNLCLNNCSCNGYASANVKGGLGCFVWYGELKDMREVTNGGQDMFLRVSASDLAQLKKKSKRHISKMVEIILVVAVAAVVALLVCCLIIKMRKRKRKQKNTRDLNTCSQSYEGSSMGLLVDETGSTDVSIFDLKTIQFATDNFSADNKLGQGGFGSVYKGKLPNEQLVAVKRLSRTSGQGIEEFKNEVTLIARLQHRNLVRLLGCCVEQGEKMLVYEYMPNKALDNFIYDNTMGKSLDWTKRFEIILGIARGLLYLHRDSRLRIIHRDLKASNVLLDASMNPKISDFGMAKIFGGDQNEANTNRVVGTYGYMSPEYAMEGHFSVKSDVFSFGVLLLEIVSGRKNKSPLRQTSLNLIGDVWDFWSEGMALNIVDPSLGESYDGRKVSRCIHVGLLCVQASANVRPTMSEVVFMLCNETKLPRPNQPGFILLRQQDHSAGPSSSSNGRSQSVNSMTMTEIDAR; this comes from the exons ATGCTCGCAACAAAAATCTTATTATCGGTAATACTTCTTTCATTCCTAGTATGCTTTTGCTGTTCCACATCCACAGACACCATTACCTTCAACCAAACTCTCAAAGATGGGGACTTGTTAATCTCTAAAACGGAATCTTTTGCGCTTGGTTTCTTCTCGCCGGAGAATTCTCCGGGGAGTAAGTACGTCGGGATTTGGTATCAGCAAATCCCGGGAAAGACAGTTGTTTGGGTTGCTAACAGAGACCGCCCCGTCACCGGAGAATCCGGAATCCTCTTCATCGATGATTCCGGGAATCTTGTGATCCAGGACACGAGTACCAATATTTCTGTCTCTGTAACGAACCAGACTTCTCCGGCGACGGGAATAAAAGGTTTTTCTGCTCGGCTACTGGACACCGGGAATCTGGTTCTGTATCATGACCAGGAGAGTAAATGGCAGAGCTTCGATTATCCGACGAATACGTTACTGCCTTCCATGAAACTCGGGGAGGACAAGAAAACCGGTCTAAACCGGATTCTTCAGTCGTGGAAGTCGTCGAATGATCCGTCTATGGGTCAGTATGTTTTGGAGCTGGATTTCACCGCGGCGGCGGCTCAGGTGTACCTGAAACGGAGTTGGGGCCAGATATGGAGATCCGGGCCGTGGAACGGAGATGGGCTTAGCGGCGTGCCGGAAACGGCCCAAAACGGCTTCAATTTCAGTTACACAGAAAACGGAGACGAGGTCACTATTACGTATTCTCTCCGGGACCCGTCGGTGCCGTCCATGTTCGTGTTGAATGAATCTGGGACGGTGAATTGGCTGACGTGGCAAGGGAATAAGGGATGGGTGAGTTCATGGTCGGCGCCGCAAGACCAGTGTGATTCCTATGGCCGTTGCGACGGTTTCAGTAATTGCAACCCCGACAGCTCGTCGGGGGTGTTTGAGTGCTCGTGCCTTACCGGGTTTCAGCCGCTGTCGAATCAAGAATGGAAAGGGTGCGGGAGGAATAATACGATAGATGTGTGCCGGAACGGCGAGGGGTTCTGGAAGATGACGGGGGTGAAGATCCCGGACACTCAAACGGCGGTCGTGAACAGGACGGTTGGGCTAACAGAATGTCAGAATCTTTGTCTAAACAACTGTTCTTGCAATGGATACGCCAGCGCGAATGTTAAGGGAGGATTGGGGTGCTTTGTTTGGTATGGTGAGTTGAAAGATATGAGGGAGGTCACTAATGGCGGCCAAGATATGTTCCTTCGAGTCTCTGCGTCTGATTTAG CTCAGCTTAAGAAGAAATCAAAAAGGCATATTTCGAAAATGGTCGAAATCATTTTGGTTGTAGCTGTTGCAGCAGTGGTGGCTCTTCTGGTCTGTTGTTTGATTATCAAAATGAGAAAAC GTaagagaaaacaaaagaatactAGGGACCTGAACACCTGTTCACAATCCTATGAAGGGTCTTCAATGGGGTTACTTGTAGATGAAACTGGATCCACAGATGTGTCAATCTTTGATCTAAAAACCATTCAATTTGCCACTGATAATTTCTCTGCTGATAACAAACTCGGCCAAGGCGGATTCGGTTCTGTTTACAAG GGTAAGTTGCCCAATGAACAACTAGTGGCTGTCAAAAGGCTGTCAAGAACATCAGGGCAAGGGATAGAGGAATTCAAGAATGAAGTTACACTAATTGCAAGACTCCAACACAGAAATCTTGTGAGGCTTTTAGGATGTTGTGTTGAACAAGGAGAGAAGATGCTGGTGTATGAATACATGCCTAACAAAGCTCTGGACAACTTCATATATG ATAATACAATGGGGAAGTCTTTAGATTGGACAAAGCGGTTTGAAATCATCTTGGGAATTGCTCGAGGGTTATTATATCTTCACCGAGATTCTAGACTAAGAATCATTCACAGGGATCTGAAAGCCAGCAACGTTTTGTTAGATGCCTCCATGAATCCGAAAATATCAGATTTTGGAATGGCTAAAATTTTTGGAGGAGACCAAAACGAAGCGAACACAAATCGAGTTGTTGGAACATA TGGTTATATGTCACCAGAATACGCAATGGAAGGTCACTTCTCGGTGAAGTCTGATGTCTTCAGTTTCGGTGTTTTGTTGTTGGAGATTGTGAGTGGAAGGAAGAACAAAAGCCCATTAAGACAAACCTCTCTGAATTTAATAGGAGAT GTGTGGGATTTCTGGAGTGAAGGAATGGCATTGAACATAGTTGATCCATCACTAGGGGAGTCATACGATGGTCGAAAAGTCTCGAGGTGCATCCATGTCGGGCTATTGTGTGTCCAAGCATCAGCAAATGTCAGACCAACCATGTCAGAAGTGGTATTCATGCTATGTAACGAGACAAAACTCCCCCGTCCTAATCAACCCGGATTTATTCTATTAAGACAACAAGATCATTCTGCTGGACCCTCCTCTTCAAGCAATGGTAGAAGCCAATCTGTTAATAGCATGACAATGACTGAAATCGATGCTCGTTAA
- the LOC116032871 gene encoding DAG protein, chloroplastic-like yields the protein MAALNLSHLFKALNPQISHSNNPSKAPTLLLSLSYPLPSTSPALLPCTLTHQIPSRLHPLRAVGDDEYSARRISNEVKEAILLPGCDYNHWLIVMDFPKDPAPTRDQMIDTYLNTLATVLGSMEEAKKNMYAFSTTTYTGFQCTVSEETSERFKGLPGVLWVLPDSYIDVKNKDYGGDKYMNGEIIPSQYPTYHQKKSNSPKNKSRSYVRRRDGSLERQRQETSS from the exons ATGGCGGCTCTGAATCTCTCTCATCTTTTCAAAGCCCTAAACCCCCAAATATCCCATTCCAATAACCCTTCTAAAGCCCCAACTTTGCTGCTTTCTCTTTCGTACCCTCTTCCCTCCACCTCGCCGGCACTCCTCCCCTGCACCCTCACACACCAAATCCCATCAAGACTTCACCCGTTGAGAGCCGTCGGGGACGATGAATACTCAGCTAGGAGAATCAGTAATGAAGTAAAAGAAGCCATTTTGCTGCCTGGCTGTGACTACAACCACTGGCTTATAGTCATGGACTTCCCCAAAGACCCTGCCCCTACCAGAGATCAGATGATCGACACTTATCTTAATACTCTCGCCACTGTTCTTGGCAG tatggaagaagcaaagaagaACATGTATGCTTTTAGTACAACTACTTACACGGGATTTCAATGCACTGTATCTGAAGAAACATCAGAAAGGTTTAAGG GATTACCTGGGGTTTTGTGGGTCTTACCGGATTCTTATATAGATGTAAAGAACAAGGACTATGGAG ggGATAAGTACATGAATGGTGAGATAATTCCAAGCCAGTACCCTACATACCACCAAAAGAAGTCTAATTCCCCAAAAAACAAGAGTAGATCATACGTGAGAAGAAGAGATGGTTCCCTCGAACGGCAGAGACAGGAAACTTCTTCCTAG
- the LOC116032538 gene encoding G-type lectin S-receptor-like serine/threonine-protein kinase RKS1: MRRQTSTTTTLSLLFLSLLVRFCSSTDTITFNQPLKDGDVLISNAKSFFLGFFTPGNSVGKRYVGIWYQNIPNQRVVWVANRDSPVNGTSGVLFIDRTGNLVIQDKKTNVSVWNTSLSYPPTGTRTYSAQLQDTGNLVLFHDPDRRNITWQSFDYPTNTRLPLMKLGVDKKTGLNRFLTSWKSLDDPGTGPYGFGLELKPVPEVFLFQYNNSGAAPGAPVWRSGSWNGIGLSGVAKQSNSYVANLHYVENADEVTMMHTLKDPSMYLTLVVNESGNLDLITWQDADKKWVTFTSAPKDVCDHYAHCGAFSNCNPYNSGFFECTCLPGFEPRSDREWRAGNGTDGCRRNNTDVCGNGEGFMKLTNFKIPDTNISRVNRTIGLEECEEICLRNCSCSGYASANISGGGTGCITWYGDLIDMRGFASGGQDLYVRVSASDLELLRKSKGLPGKTFIVILVPVAAAVLVVLLLCCLLVKMRKGKRQQQRNNSTRNNPSNHYEGSEMGKHVDETGSSDLSIFDLKTIQSATDNFSAENKLGQGGFGSVYKGTLQDGQLVAVKRLSRTSGQGIDEFKNEVTLIARLQHRNLVRLLGYCIQEGEKMLVYEYLPNRALDSFIFDNTNAVLLDWKKRFEIILGVARGLLYLHQDSRLKIIHRDLKAGNILLDASMHPKISDFGMARIFGGDQIEANTNRVVGTYGYMSPEYAMEGHFSEKSDVYSFGVLLLEIVTGKKNKNPNNEKSMNLITNVWDFWKENRALDIVDPSLGEWYDERQVLRCIHVGLLCVQSYSDDRPIMSEVIFMLSNETELPQPNQPGFIFKHGSGFLPSTSTSTLENQSINDMSITKIEGR; encoded by the exons ATGAGAAGACAGACAAGTACAACCACCACCTTATCTCTACTCTTTCTTTCACTTCTTGTACGCTTCTGCAGTTCCACGGACACCATTACCTTCAACCAACCTCTCAAAGACGGGGATGTGTTAATCTCTAACGCCAAATCTTTCTTTCTCGGCTTCTTCACCCCCGGGAACTCCGTCGGAAAACGATACGTCGGAATCTGGTACCAAAACATCCCGAACCAGAGAGTGGTTTGGGTTGCAAACCGAGACAGCCCCGTCAACGGTACATCCGGGGTCCTCTTTATCGACCGGACCGGAAACCTTGTTATTCAAGACAAGAAAACCAATGTTTCTGTCTGGAACACAAGTCTTTCTTATCCGCCCACGGGGACAAGAACTTATTCCGCTCAGTTACAGGATACCGGGAACCTGGTTTTGTTCCATGACCCGGATAGAAGAAATATTACATGGCAGAGCTTCGATTATCCCACGAATACAAGGCTGCCTTTGATGAAACTCGGGGTGGACAAGAAAACCGGGTTGAACCGGTTTTTAACGTCGTGGAAGTCGTTGGATGATCCAGGGACGGGGCCGTACGGGTTCGGGCTGGAACTCAAACCCGTCCCGGAGGTGTTTCTGTTCCAGTACAATAATAGCGGGGCGGCTCCCGGGGCCCCGGTTTGGCGATCCGGGTCATGGAACGGAATTGGGTTAAGCGGCGTGGCGAAACAGTCTAACAGCTACGTGGCCAACCTCCACTACGTCGAAAACGCGGACGAGGTGACGATGATGCACACGCTAAAGGACCCGTCGATGTATCTAACGTTGGTGGTGAATGAATCCGGGAATCTTGATTTGATTACGTGGCAAGACGCCGACAAGAAATGGGTGACGTTCACTTCCGCGCCTAAAGACGTGTGCGATCATTACGCTCATTGCGGGGCTTTCAGCAACTGTAACCCCTACAATTCCGGGTTTTTCGAGTGCACTTGTCTTCCCGGATTTGAGCCGCGGTCTGACCGGGAATGGAGGGCCGGAAACGGCACCGACGGCTGCCGGAGGAATAACACCGACGTGTGCGGTAACGGCGAGGGGTTTATGAAGCTGACAAACTTTAAGATCCCGGACACTAACATATCGCGCGTGAATAGGACGATTGGGCTTGAAGAATGTGAAGAGATTTGTTTGAGGAACTGTTCTTGCAGTGGATATGCCAGCGCGAATATCAGCGGTGGAGGGACGGGGTGCATAACTTGGTACGGTGACTTGATAGATATGAGGGGGTTTGCAAGTGGTGGCCAAGATTTGTATGTCCGGGTCTCTGCCTCTGATTTAG AGCTTCTTAGAAAATCAAAAGGGCTTCCTGGGAAAACCTTCATAGTCATCCTTGTGCCTGTTGCTGCTGCAGTCCTAGTGGTTCTTCTTCTCTGCTGTTTGCTTGTGAAAATGAGAAAAG GTAAGCGGCAACAACAACGCAACAACAGTACTAGAAACAACCCATCAAACCACTATGAAGGGTCTGAAATGGGGAAACATGTGGACGAAACTGGGTCATCAGATCTCTCAATCTTTGATCTAAAAACCATTCAATCCGCCACTGATAACTTCTCGGCCGAAAATAAACTTGGTCAAGGCGGATTTGGTTCTGTTTACAAG GGCACGTTGCAAGATGGACAACTAGTGGCTGTCAAAAGGCTGTCAAGAACATCAGGGCAAGGCATAGATGAATTCAAGAATGAAGTTACACTAATTGCAAGACTCCAACATAGAAATCTTGTGAGACTTTTAGgatattgcattcaagaagggGAGAAGATGTTGGTGTATGAATACTTGCCTAACAGAGCCTTGGACAGTTTCATCTTTG ATAATACAAATGCGGTATTGTTAGATTGGAAGAAGCGCTTTGAAATTATCTTAGGAGTTGCTCGAGGATTATTATATCTTCATCAAGATTCTAGATTAAAAATTATTCACAGGGATTTAAAGGCTGGCAATATTCTATTAGATGCTTCCATGCACCCGAAAATTTCTGACTTTGGAATGGCTAGAATTTTTGGAGGGGACCAAATTGAAGCAAACACAAATAGAGTGGTTGGGACATA TGGATATATGTCACCGGAATATGCAATGGAAGGCCACTTTTCAGAAAAATCCGATGTCTATAGTTTTGGTGTTTTATTGCTGGAGATTGTGACGGGAAAGAAGAACAAAAATCCAAATAACGAAAAATCTATGAATTTAATAACAAAT GTATGGGATTTCTGGAAAGAAAATAGGGCATTGGATATAGTTGATCCATCACTAGGGGAGTGGTATGATGAGCGACAAGTTTTGAGATGCATCCATGTTGGGTTGTTATGCGTCCAATCATATTCAGACGATAGACCAATCATGTCAGAAGTAATTTTCATGCTAAGTAATGAAACAGAACTTCCTCAACCTAATCAACCGGGATTTATATTCAAACATGGGAGTGGTTTTCTACCCTCAACTTCAACGAGTACTCTCGAAAACCAATCCATTAATGACATGTCAATTACCAAGATTGAAGGTCGCTAG
- the LOC116031784 gene encoding uncharacterized protein At5g39570: MAFYGYQDYVGEYSTTPYHHFYTTQPSYEFCNQNLVENSPNNFPNSHDYYSGYYAKNPENPEVNYNYNYSVYSSSEPKAIEYDGGYGFSETKFIALYSTLEPQDDTDFDEYDPDPYDGGYDIAETYGKPLPPSGKTCYPRSTTNSLVPEDFSYGSIPIASPHGKEPKEILDQPVVKPSKEIAKDREIVPIDAGKFEDLNKGNENSSKNDENGYGYDYDYQIANIPYGSGLESVDICEGIFGYWPCWEKYQKGNGNLQVSDQESSRNPWESTAEYLFGSPFGYGGDERFGGFSYGGYYLQPNQNLNGC; this comes from the coding sequence ATGGCCTTCTATGGCTACCAGGATTATGTCGGTGAGTACTCCACTACACCATATCATCACTTTTACACAACTCAACCTTCCTATGAATTCTGCAACCAAAATCTGGTTGAAAACAGCCCCAATAATTTCCCCAATTCCCATGATTATTATTCTGGCTACTATGCTAAAAACCCAGAAAACCCAGAAGtgaattacaattacaattacTCTGTGTATAGTTCCAGTGAGCCAAAGGCGATTGAGTACGATGGTGGGTATGGGTTTTCTGAGACAAAGTTTATAGCTTTATACTCAACCTTAGAGCCACAAGATGACACTGATTTTGATGAGTATGACCCAGACCCTTATGATGGTGGCTATGATATTGCTGAAACCTATGGCAAACCCCTTCCCCCTTCTGGTAAAACCTGTTACCCTCGTTCCACCACAAACTCTCTTGTTCCAGAAGATTTCTCCTATGGATCTATCCCTATAGCTTCTCCCCATGGAAAAGAGCCAAAAGAGATTCTTGATCAACCAGTAGTAAAACCCAGCAAGGAAATTGCAAAAGACAGGGAAATAGTCCCCATTGATGCTGGAAAATTTGAGGATTTAAACAAGGGTAATGAGAATTCTTCCAagaatgatgaaaatggttatgggtatgattatgaTTACCAGATTGCAAATATTCCTTATGGGTCTGGGTTGGAGAGTGTGGATATATGTGAGGGTATATTTGGTTATTGGCCTTGTTGGGAGAAGTATCAGAAAGGGAATGGGAATCTTCAGGTGAGTGATCAAGAAAGCAGCAGGAATCCATGGGAAAGTACAGCTGAGTATCTTTTTGGCAGCCCCTTCGGATATGGTGGAGATGAAAGATTTGGAGGTTTCAGTTATGGCGGTTATTATCTGCAACCGAATCAGAATCTCAACGGCTGTTAA